A window of Nonomuraea angiospora genomic DNA:
GGGCGGTCAGTCACCGGCTCGACCTGCCCGCCGGCGAGCAGGTCGTCTACCTCGAACGGCTGCGCCGCCTCAACGGCCTGCCGCTCTCGCTGGACCTGACCTACCTGGTGCGGGACGTCGGAGAGCCGCTGTTCGACGCCGACCTGGAGCACAACGACATCTTCGTGCTGCTGGAGAGCATCACGGGCAAGCCGCTCGGCACGGCGGAGCTCACCCTGGAGGCGGTCAACGCCGACGCGCACACCGCGGCCGTGCTCGACGCGCCGCCCGGCGCCGCGCTGCTCATGGTCGAACGGCTCACCCACCTGGCCGACAGCCGACCGGTCGACCTGGAGTTCATCCGCTTCAGGGGCGACCGGCTGACCATGCGCGGGCACCTGAACCGCGCCACGGACAAGGAGTGACGATGGCCCTGATCACCCAGCGGGTCGAGGTCCCGGTGACCATCGACGAGGCGCTCTGCATCGACGGCTGCACGCTCTGCGTCGAGGCCTGCCCGCTGGACTCGCTCGCGATCAGCGACGAGACCGGCAAGGCGTACATGCATGTGGACGAGTGCTGGTACTGCGGGCCTTGCGCCGCGCGGTGCCCCGTGGACGCGGTCACCATCAACATCCCCTACCTGCTGCGATGAGGGAGAGCACGATGCGCAGGGCCCTGGCGGCCGTCGCGCTGCTGGCGGCGGCCGGGTGCTCGGTCACCGGCGCGGCGGGCGGCGACGGCAAGACGAAGATCGTCATCGGATACCAGTCGAAGACCATCAATACGGTGACCGCGGGCACGCTGCTGCGCTCGCTCGGCTACCTGGAGAAGCGGCTCGGCGGCAGGTACTCCGTCGAGTGGCAGGACTACGACACCGGCGCCCCCATCACCGCGAAGATGGTGGCCGGGAAGATCGACATCGGCTCGATGGGCGACTACCCGCTCCTGATCAACGCCTCCCGCACCCAGGGCATCCCGGCCGCCCGCACGGAGCTGGTCTCGATCACCGGCTACAACCTGCGCGGCGGCCTCAACATGGTCGTCGTCCCGCCCGGCTCCGAGGCGAGGACCCTCGCGGACCTGAAGGGTGCGAAGATCTCCGCCAGCCTGGGCTCGGCCGGGCACGGGACGCTGGTCCAGGCCCTGGAGAAGGCCGGCGTCACGGGGGTCGAGGTGGTCAACCACCAGCCCGCGGTGGGCGCCTCCCAGCTCGAGTCGGGTGGCGTGCAGGCGTACGCGCAGTTCGTGGCCTGGCCGGGGCTGCTGGTCTTCCAGCACAAGGGGCGGCTGATCTACGACGGCTCCGCGCTGGACGTGCCCACGTTCCATGGTGTGGTGGTGCGTCAGGCGTACGCGAAGGAGCACCCCGAGGTCGTGGACGCCTTCCTCAAGGCGCAGATCGACGCCACCCGCTACCTGCACGAGCACCCGCTGGAGGCCGCCGAGTCCGTGGCCGGGACCACGGGCCTGCCC
This region includes:
- a CDS encoding ABC transporter substrate-binding protein, with translation MRRALAAVALLAAAGCSVTGAAGGDGKTKIVIGYQSKTINTVTAGTLLRSLGYLEKRLGGRYSVEWQDYDTGAPITAKMVAGKIDIGSMGDYPLLINASRTQGIPAARTELVSITGYNLRGGLNMVVVPPGSEARTLADLKGAKISASLGSAGHGTLVQALEKAGVTGVEVVNHQPAVGASQLESGGVQAYAQFVAWPGLLVFQHKGRLIYDGSALDVPTFHGVVVRQAYAKEHPEVVDAFLKAQIDATRYLHEHPLEAAESVAGTTGLPAEVVYLYNGPGGISTFDVTLKPQLKAAHEHDVPFLKRIGTDFAGVDVSSFVDDAYLRKAYGPSYDKDLASTANPARITGADPVCGGQVTDPRTASELWPAGAATTQPAATPTCLLRQIAKAGTAVRAAYVPDTTTGTRWFADGSVWLRDPAAPERSRFLPFTTQDGADAYRKAHPRTEPVTYEAALKAAGRGGDA
- a CDS encoding GntR family transcriptional regulator, with translation MGPTRRRADHARQVADLLRRQIVHGHFPRGQLPLEAALAREFGASRNTVREALGLLREEGLVERCPGVGTTVAREKYPHGLHRLLGLAETLHEHGEVTNQVRTMTLMEPPRAVSHRLDLPAGEQVVYLERLRRLNGLPLSLDLTYLVRDVGEPLFDADLEHNDIFVLLESITGKPLGTAELTLEAVNADAHTAAVLDAPPGAALLMVERLTHLADSRPVDLEFIRFRGDRLTMRGHLNRATDKE
- a CDS encoding 4Fe-4S dicluster domain-containing protein, which gives rise to MALITQRVEVPVTIDEALCIDGCTLCVEACPLDSLAISDETGKAYMHVDECWYCGPCAARCPVDAVTINIPYLLR